The window GAAATATAACTCTTCTTTAATTCTATTGCCTCATTGAAAAGCACTTCTTCTTCTTTTGTTTGGAATTTTGATTTTTGGTCATTGGAATTTATTTGTGATTTGGAATTTTGTAATTCACTCACTATTTTTTGCAACTCATGGTTTAGCCATAACCTTGCAATAATTCCTCTTCCTGGTGTTCTCAGGGGATTTCAATCTTCTAAAAATCACGAAACTATAGTTTAATATAGCATATATTTTAACAAAAGTCAAGTATTTTTTCGATTTTTGTCAGAAAGAACAGTTACATATATAGCACTTATTCGACCTGTGAAATAGGTCGACCTGGGAAAACAAAATTATACTCCACTGCCTGGTGTAAGAAAAGGAGATAGGGAGATTAAGGAGATAAGGGGATATTATTCTAATTCCACTCTTCTAAAATCTGCCTTTTCTTTAGCAAAGTTTACAAGAATAGCCACCTTTACACCTGTAGCTTTTAAATATGAGCGAACCTGAGCATAATGAGCTTTGCTTAATTCCTCCACCGTTTTTAGTTCTACTATTACCTTGCTTTCTACAAGAATATCCAATCTGTGTTTCCCAACTTCTTCTCCTTCGTAGTAGATTAGTATTTCTTTCTCTGTCTCAACTCTCGGTGGTGTCTTAATCTAGCATAAAGGTTGAAAGAGTGTAAGAAAAGGAGATATGGGGATTATGGAGATAAGGAGATATTATTAAAAAAATTGAAATTAGTAGAAACTAATAGAAATTTATGGAAATTTGTTGTTTCCCACAATCAATTTCTACCTATTTCTATAAATTTCAATCTATTTCTATTATCTTATCTCCATATCTTCCTTATCTCCTTATCCCCTTTCTTACACTTTTGATATATAGCCTGAATGGTTACCCTTTTCTTTATATTTTACTTTTGGAACTATTGGGGGCAGACCGTGAATGTTGAATGTAGAAGAAACTGCTTTCTACATTCAAGGTCTGATCCTAATCTACCCCCGCCACCACCAAAAGAATAATAGAAGATTTGTGCAACTACCTTACCATCTTTGTCCGTAATCACCCTTGTTGAACCTAAGTGGTCATTATGGTAGTAATATGGTTTTGCTGGACTGCCAAACGGGTTTTCTTCCAAGTTAACACCTAACTCGCCATTGTCATAGACATACTAATTAAGCAAATTTTGTTTTCAAGGTCTGGCCCCAACCTGGCTTTCCAGAGAAAAGGCTAAAGTTTTCTGAAAATTTTGCCGATTAATTAAATGTGATTCTTTCATCGAGGATACCTCCCAGTTTAAAAAAATTTATCTTTCTATTAGGTATCCTCGGCATTTTTCTTAAAATTCTTTAATTTTTTCTAATTGACCCCAAACCTATTTTTCTATCTGCTATCTCTAACTACTTGTTATCCAAAGAGATAGCTCATACCTAAAATTATACCTATTGTCAACACTCACTCAAGATCTGACCCTAACTCCCTTTGCCTAACTCCCTTTGGGCCTGACCCCAATCTTCCCCCCTGATAACTTTTTCGCTACAATAATAACTATCTTTCCTGCATCAGCACTTTTAGATATAGAATTTATAGCTTCGATATAACAAATATAGACACCTATAGGAACAACTCTATTTTCTCTATCTTTACCATCCCATGTAACTTTATTCTTTCCATATAATAAGTTTTCACGATCAATCAATGTTTTAATCTCTCGACCTCTTATGTCATAAATTATAACGTTTACTGAAGACTCAACGGCTAAAACAAATGAGATTTCTGTTATTTCTCTAATAGGTTCAAATGGGCTTTTAGAGACTTCAATTTTTGAAATATTTGCTCTCACAGGAATTTCTCTATTATCTTTACCCATAGTAGGTGTAGGGTCTACTTGCCAATCATTTTTACTATTCGTATCTACAGTATTTATCCGAGCTATTGATTCTTTATCATTAACAGAACTAGTATTTACACAATCTGATTCCTCTGCTTTTTCTCCTGCAATAATCCATTGATTTGCTTTAACAAGTACATCTACTTTCTCGCCCTTACTCCAGTTATCATCATAATTAGCCCAACATATTGCATCTTCAATATTACCCACAGCATCATAAAATACTACTTGTGAATCTGTAGATACCAGTGCAGTACTATGAGCAAATAAATCAATGATACCATCTAAGTCAGAATTTTTCTCGTCCCTGGAAGGGTCGCCTTTATGGAGCACAAGATACTCACCTGTTTTTATAATCGTCATAGGAGAAATAGTTTTTATTATTGTACAACCATCTCTTTCTAAATAGCAATCACCAATATCAATTCCTTTTCCTCCATTCCCGTCATCTTTGCAATAAAGTTCTATCCAATCTTCACTATCGTCTTCTTTAAAACCTACTTCATTTATTATTATACAAGTAGATGGGGGGAGTGTAGATAAATTGGGTGCTCCTGGGGTAGAATTTTTGAAGATAGACCAATTAGTCACCTCGTTTGTATCAATTCCATTAGGACTTAATCCAAAGGAATCATCTTCTTTGAGGCTAAAGGTATCAATATAGGTATCATTTGTCCATATCTCTGCCTGGACCGCAATATCATCATCTGAATTAGGTATAGTATACATATTATCACTACAATAGGTTACAAAGTCTATGATAGTTGATGCGTCATGAATAGAACTTCTATACAAGGATACTTGGTCTTCGGTATTAGTCCATTTATCAGCTACGCCAGTATATAAATCTGTTGTAGTGTTGTCCGCGGGAGTATTTTTAGAATTATAATGTACTACTACATATCTTCCTGGTTTTAATACAAAATTTGGAAATGTATACCAATTACCATCTTCATCCCCAAGTTCCCACCAGGTCATATCTATTTCATCTGCTCCAGTATTATAAAATTCTATCCACTCATCCCCTTTACTATCTGCTCCTTTAGGATCATACATGACCTCATTTATTACTATACGAGCACTTACTATTT is drawn from bacterium and contains these coding sequences:
- a CDS encoding GxxExxY protein, producing MKTPPRVETEKEILIYYEGEEVGKHRLDILVESKVIVELKTVEELSKAHYAQVRSYLKATGVKVAILVNFAKEKADFRRVELE
- a CDS encoding lamin tail domain-containing protein — encoded protein: MKKYLNNILISLVCLLSLSGVKIVSARIVINEVMYDPKGADSKGDEWIEFYNTGADEIDMTWWELGDEDGNWYTFPNFVLKPGRYVVVHYNSKNTPADNTTTDLYTGVADKWTNTEDQVSLYRSSIHDASTIIDFVTYCSDNMYTIPNSDDDIAVQAEIWTNDTYIDTFSLKEDDSFGLSPNGIDTNEVTNWSIFKNSTPGAPNLSTLPPSTCIIINEVGFKEDDSEDWIELYCKDDGNGGKGIDIGDCYLERDGCTIIKTISPMTIIKTGEYLVLHKGDPSRDEKNSDLDGIIDLFAHSTALVSTDSQVVFYDAVGNIEDAICWANYDDNWSKGEKVDVLVKANQWIIAGEKAEESDCVNTSSVNDKESIARINTVDTNSKNDWQVDPTPTMGKDNREIPVRANISKIEVSKSPFEPIREITEISFVLAVESSVNVIIYDIRGREIKTLIDRENLLYGKNKVTWDGKDRENRVVPIGVYICYIEAINSISKSADAGKIVIIVAKKLSGGKIGVRPKGS